In the genome of Nitrospinota bacterium, one region contains:
- the purD gene encoding phosphoribosylamine--glycine ligase, translating to MRVLVIGGGGREHALVWKISQSPIVTDIYCAPGNAGSAEIANNVPIAADQIDQLLEFAETNEIGLTVVGPEQPLVLGIVDRFQEKGLRIFGPTALAAELEGSKAFSKDLMKKYGLPTAEYETFTSREMAQRYIDEKNQPLVVKASGLAAGKGVILCQNREEGLSAVDTIMKEKSFGEAGDQVVIEEFLEGQEVSVLAFSDGNTVLLMDSAQDHKAALDGDKGPNTGGMGAYSPAPVFTDLLRQKVRDKIMLPLVRAMKSEGRPYKGILYAGLMLTKHGPKILEFNARFGDPETQPLLVRMASDIVPLFEACIDGTLDQHELKWKPESSVCVVMAAKGYPGSYEKGKMIKGLEEAGALTDVVVFHAGTKTDDNKVLTSGGRVLGVTATGPDAPSAIKKAYAAVEKIQWDGIHYRKDIGHRVSS from the coding sequence ATGCGGGTACTGGTAATAGGAGGGGGAGGAAGAGAGCATGCATTGGTCTGGAAAATCAGCCAGAGCCCAATAGTTACAGATATCTATTGTGCACCGGGCAACGCGGGTAGCGCTGAAATAGCCAATAATGTACCAATTGCTGCAGATCAAATTGATCAGCTTCTGGAATTTGCCGAGACAAATGAAATCGGACTCACCGTGGTAGGACCCGAACAACCCCTGGTGCTGGGCATTGTAGATCGATTTCAGGAGAAAGGATTGCGTATTTTTGGACCGACTGCCCTAGCCGCAGAACTTGAGGGAAGCAAAGCATTCTCTAAAGATCTCATGAAAAAATACGGTCTGCCAACGGCTGAGTATGAAACCTTCACTTCACGTGAGATGGCCCAAAGATATATTGATGAAAAAAACCAGCCGCTTGTTGTCAAGGCCAGCGGTCTTGCTGCGGGTAAAGGTGTCATCCTCTGTCAAAACAGGGAAGAGGGATTGAGTGCTGTCGATACCATCATGAAAGAAAAATCGTTCGGCGAAGCGGGCGATCAGGTTGTGATTGAGGAGTTCCTGGAAGGTCAGGAAGTTTCAGTGTTGGCATTCTCTGATGGGAACACGGTGCTCCTTATGGATTCGGCGCAGGATCATAAGGCCGCTCTTGATGGAGATAAAGGACCAAACACCGGTGGCATGGGGGCTTATTCCCCGGCTCCCGTTTTCACCGACCTCCTGAGACAGAAGGTGCGTGACAAAATAATGCTTCCCCTGGTTCGCGCCATGAAGAGCGAGGGCCGACCCTATAAGGGAATTCTTTACGCTGGATTGATGCTCACAAAACACGGACCGAAAATTCTGGAATTTAATGCCCGCTTCGGTGACCCGGAAACACAACCGCTTCTCGTTCGCATGGCGAGCGACATTGTTCCACTCTTTGAAGCCTGTATCGACGGTACCCTTGATCAGCATGAATTGAAGTGGAAACCGGAATCATCTGTTTGTGTGGTGATGGCGGCTAAAGGTTATCCGGGGTCCTATGAAAAAGGTAAAATGATTAAAGGCCTGGAAGAAGCAGGAGCTTTAACGGATGTTGTGGTCTTCCATGCCGGAACAAAAACCGATGACAATAAAGTTTTAACCAGTGGTGGTAGAGTTTTGGGAGTCACAGCTACGGGGCCGGATGCACCTTCTGCTATAAAAAAAGCCTACGCTGCTGTTGAAAAAATTCAATGGGATGGAATTCATTATCGCAAAGACATCGGCCACAGGGTCAGCTCTTGA
- a CDS encoding ABC transporter ATP-binding protein: protein MVILDSISKSFGSNAVVKNISLEIKAGERFILLGRSGCGKTTLLRMIAGFETPDTGTIAIEGQDVGSLPIEKRPVGLIFQNYALFPHMSVYDNIAVGPRIRKHSESDISKRIDELLEITHLKALRDVYPGQISGGEAQRVALARAVINRPKILLLDEPLSALDLSLRQHLREELVEMQKALGITFLFVTHDQEEAMGLATRMGIMDKGYLQQVGTPVELYEKPETSFIAEFLGEVNSLDGKVIQRAGNQITVSLGDAGNIQCLSDVSGLENQSITCYVRPEKIFFDVGRTQSEPVNILQGTLHEINYYGSHSRYQVKLSGGQILTLSTQHRKTHYSSNSIGDRVRILFAVSDTFITKREANEP from the coding sequence ATGGTAATACTGGACTCTATCAGTAAATCATTTGGCAGTAATGCCGTAGTGAAAAACATCTCGCTTGAGATCAAGGCAGGCGAACGTTTCATCCTGCTTGGTAGAAGCGGGTGTGGAAAAACCACCCTGTTAAGAATGATCGCAGGATTCGAAACACCAGATACTGGTACCATCGCAATTGAGGGTCAGGATGTTGGGTCTTTGCCCATTGAAAAAAGGCCTGTTGGGCTGATCTTTCAAAACTACGCCCTGTTTCCGCACATGAGCGTATACGATAATATTGCGGTCGGTCCAAGAATTCGCAAACATTCGGAGTCTGATATCTCCAAAAGAATTGATGAGCTTCTTGAAATCACTCATCTTAAGGCTTTGCGCGATGTTTATCCCGGCCAAATAAGTGGCGGCGAAGCTCAAAGGGTGGCCCTGGCTCGAGCTGTCATCAATCGTCCTAAAATTCTTTTGCTGGATGAACCTCTTTCGGCACTTGACCTTAGCCTGCGTCAGCACTTGCGAGAAGAACTCGTTGAAATGCAAAAAGCATTGGGAATCACCTTCCTGTTCGTCACTCATGACCAGGAAGAAGCCATGGGACTGGCCACCCGCATGGGAATCATGGATAAAGGTTACCTGCAACAGGTTGGTACACCTGTTGAGTTATATGAAAAACCGGAGACTAGCTTCATCGCCGAATTTCTTGGTGAGGTAAACAGTCTTGATGGAAAAGTAATACAAAGGGCGGGTAACCAGATAACCGTTTCACTAGGGGATGCCGGAAATATCCAATGTCTATCTGATGTTTCCGGATTGGAAAACCAAAGCATCACCTGCTATGTTCGTCCTGAAAAAATATTTTTTGATGTCGGTCGAACTCAATCTGAGCCTGTTAACATTTTGCAGGGTACTTTACATGAAATAAATTATTATGGCAGTCATTCTCGTTACCAGGTGAAACTTTCAGGGGGACAAATATTAACTCTTTCAACCCAGCACCGTAAAACTCATTATTCCAGTAATTCCATTGGTGACCGTGTTCGTATTTTATTTGCTGTGTCCGATACTTTCATCACTAAGCGTGAGGCCAATGAGCCATAA
- a CDS encoding transporter substrate-binding domain-containing protein — protein sequence MMEILQTPDSKSNSLDMKTIVASTLTNMFNMKKLLIFIFALFMMGCDSSPKGKTYLVATDATLVPMSFMSVGNDITGFEPDLMRAVAKEAGIDIQLVNVEWAGLFGGLITQKFDMVISSVTVLEERKERMAFSIPYLKSGLALVVRKDQEGINSFEGAKNKNLLIGAQVGTTSYFFLEKDPAVRKKGYQQYGHAVSDLVNGKVDAVLGESTGTLFYQNQNKPIFEKIKMVGEILTNEHYAIVFRKEETELLNKVNTALRKVLADGTAASLHKKWDLGQAAQVPDK from the coding sequence ATGATGGAAATATTACAGACGCCGGACTCAAAGAGCAATAGCCTTGATATGAAAACAATTGTCGCCTCGACTTTAACAAACATGTTTAATATGAAAAAACTTCTGATATTTATTTTTGCTCTCTTCATGATGGGTTGTGATAGTTCCCCGAAAGGAAAAACCTATCTGGTAGCGACCGATGCCACCCTGGTACCCATGTCCTTCATGAGTGTTGGTAACGATATAACGGGGTTTGAACCCGATCTCATGCGGGCCGTGGCTAAAGAGGCGGGGATTGACATACAGCTTGTTAATGTTGAATGGGCAGGATTATTTGGCGGACTCATTACCCAAAAGTTTGATATGGTCATCAGCTCCGTCACCGTTCTGGAGGAGCGCAAAGAGAGAATGGCCTTCAGCATTCCTTACCTTAAAAGCGGACTGGCTCTGGTGGTCCGCAAAGATCAGGAGGGCATCAACTCTTTTGAAGGCGCGAAAAACAAGAATTTATTAATTGGCGCACAGGTAGGAACCACCTCCTATTTTTTTCTGGAGAAAGACCCCGCCGTTCGCAAGAAAGGTTATCAGCAATACGGACATGCTGTGAGTGATCTTGTTAACGGAAAAGTTGACGCGGTATTGGGAGAAAGCACCGGAACTCTTTTCTACCAGAATCAAAACAAACCTATTTTTGAAAAAATCAAGATGGTTGGAGAAATTCTGACCAATGAGCATTACGCTATCGTTTTTCGTAAAGAAGAAACGGAACTATTAAATAAGGTGAATACCGCACTTCGGAAAGTTCTCGCAGACGGAACGGCCGCAAGCCTGCATAAAAAATGGGACCTGGGTCAGGCCGCCCAGGTTCCAGATAAATAG
- a CDS encoding amino acid ABC transporter permease, with translation MNQSLKIKTQSWAWNLAVLMSFVFLVYLPAQEAFTSKEQSGGYMELLSLLPYGVFYTLLVTLLGSVSAIIIGLLVGLGKLSDNPLIRVPVSFYTEVLRGVPLLVLLFYIYYALGEFIHMPALVAAVAGFGFSYGAYMADVFRAGIEAVPKEQREAARSLGMNEKQAMFQIVLPQALRTIIPAIGNQTLGMLKDTSLVSVLAISDILRVGNEYATKHFNYFETYTYVALTYLLLTLLLARVVQQLENHYRPA, from the coding sequence ATGAACCAATCATTAAAAATAAAAACCCAAAGCTGGGCGTGGAACCTGGCAGTTTTGATGAGCTTTGTGTTTTTGGTTTATTTACCCGCACAGGAAGCCTTCACAAGCAAAGAACAATCCGGCGGTTATATGGAATTACTTTCGCTTTTACCCTACGGAGTGTTCTACACGCTTTTAGTCACTTTGCTTGGAAGCGTCAGCGCAATCATTATCGGATTATTGGTGGGGCTTGGAAAACTTTCAGACAACCCATTAATCCGGGTTCCGGTTTCTTTCTATACCGAGGTACTACGCGGAGTTCCTCTACTCGTACTCTTATTTTATATTTATTACGCGTTGGGAGAGTTCATCCATATGCCGGCCCTGGTTGCGGCAGTCGCGGGTTTCGGCTTCAGTTATGGAGCTTACATGGCCGATGTATTCCGCGCTGGCATTGAAGCAGTTCCTAAAGAACAACGAGAGGCTGCGCGTAGCCTTGGCATGAATGAAAAGCAAGCCATGTTTCAGATCGTTCTGCCACAAGCTTTGCGCACCATCATTCCCGCTATAGGGAATCAGACACTGGGGATGCTGAAAGATACGAGCCTTGTTTCGGTACTTGCCATTTCCGACATTCTTCGTGTGGGCAACGAATATGCCACCAAACATTTCAATTATTTTGAAACATACACTTATGTTGCCTTGACCTACCTGCTACTTACCCTTTTGTTGGCGCGAGTGGTGCAGCAATTGGAAAACCATTACCGTCCGGCGTAA
- a CDS encoding tetratricopeptide repeat protein — protein MNPGLIFPRLILIVLIGLVYSNTFLNSFHFDDIPSILEKPWIRGLDKIPQFLNWQGLFQRPLIILSFNINYAISEFAVWSYHLFNIVFHAITTLLVFMLAQRVLSFLNDFSAKSGLSNAPFFAAMVFALHPLNTQSVTYISSRSSIMATAFYLVALIVFFDGFKKWKQTGKKSWGYFILSGICFFLGGLSKETIVTFPAMLFVFHFYFISRESPKDWVITYSKWIFLLFIPLLAYVGYKQLLAGGLLSASNAYLKPGTWLLTQTSVVPFEYLRKMLFPFNMNIDIDFPVLENWLQPVNWLGMLALGIFILFWMRVSTSVSKVDEVGRRITGFGIAWILLTLLPTSSFIPLLDVAVEHRTYLPMVGYALFVAGCFSRLKAGLDDIYPKTSISKINLVNVCMVLILILFSIGVITRNEDWKDEITLWSDAKKKSPKLVRPYNNVGEAYDKLGKYDEAIIEFKEALKINPNYFFGLNNLGNIYGKQRKLPEAIDYFKKALKQKPDYSPAHYNLARALHLSGKRQEAAESYRKSIKSNPYFEQAFYNLAYLAMELSLFDEALENFEKFLAMQPNHSKAHFGAGNAFMMKGQLDMALAEYRKSAQLDPTFAIPYLNIANIQMQTKNIPAAIENFEKALSINPNMPSVHLSLGMIYHQFQRNSEKALKHLKESLRLDPNQQRAEPIRSLIQELENKQAT, from the coding sequence ATGAACCCCGGACTGATTTTTCCTAGATTGATTTTAATAGTTTTGATTGGGTTGGTGTATAGCAACACGTTTCTGAACTCATTCCATTTTGATGATATTCCTTCTATTCTCGAAAAACCCTGGATTCGAGGTTTAGATAAAATCCCCCAATTCCTGAATTGGCAAGGGCTCTTTCAACGACCTCTGATTATTTTAAGCTTCAATATTAATTATGCAATCAGCGAATTTGCAGTGTGGAGCTACCATTTATTCAATATCGTTTTCCACGCAATCACGACACTACTGGTTTTTATGCTTGCTCAAAGGGTTCTGAGTTTTCTAAATGATTTTTCAGCTAAATCAGGTTTATCCAATGCGCCTTTTTTTGCGGCCATGGTTTTTGCGTTACATCCTCTCAACACTCAGTCTGTTACATATATATCTAGCCGTTCATCAATAATGGCGACTGCGTTTTACCTGGTTGCCTTGATTGTATTTTTTGATGGATTCAAAAAATGGAAACAAACAGGGAAGAAAAGCTGGGGTTATTTCATTTTATCTGGAATATGTTTTTTTCTGGGAGGTTTGTCGAAAGAAACTATTGTGACGTTTCCGGCAATGCTGTTTGTTTTTCATTTTTATTTTATATCGCGTGAAAGTCCGAAAGACTGGGTTATTACCTATTCCAAATGGATTTTTCTTTTGTTCATTCCATTGCTTGCATATGTGGGCTACAAACAGCTTTTAGCGGGTGGGCTGTTGTCCGCATCCAATGCATATCTAAAACCAGGTACGTGGTTATTGACACAAACTTCAGTGGTTCCTTTTGAATATTTAAGAAAAATGCTGTTCCCGTTCAATATGAATATTGATATTGATTTTCCGGTACTTGAAAACTGGTTACAACCGGTGAACTGGCTGGGAATGCTTGCGTTGGGAATTTTTATTTTATTCTGGATGAGAGTTTCCACTTCTGTGTCTAAAGTTGATGAAGTCGGGAGGAGAATAACAGGTTTTGGAATAGCCTGGATACTGCTCACTTTATTGCCAACGTCCAGCTTTATTCCTTTGCTGGATGTAGCGGTAGAACATAGAACATATCTACCCATGGTCGGGTATGCCTTATTTGTAGCGGGATGCTTTAGCCGGTTAAAAGCGGGCCTTGATGATATTTACCCAAAAACCTCGATTTCCAAAATAAATCTGGTTAATGTTTGTATGGTGTTAATACTGATTTTATTTTCTATTGGGGTAATAACTCGAAATGAAGATTGGAAAGATGAGATTACTTTATGGAGCGACGCAAAAAAGAAATCTCCCAAACTGGTGCGCCCCTATAACAATGTTGGAGAGGCTTATGACAAACTTGGAAAGTATGATGAAGCTATCATTGAGTTTAAGGAGGCATTAAAAATAAACCCCAACTATTTTTTTGGACTTAATAATCTGGGTAATATTTATGGAAAGCAGAGAAAGTTGCCGGAAGCAATTGATTACTTCAAAAAAGCACTGAAACAGAAACCGGACTATAGTCCTGCACATTATAATCTTGCCCGTGCATTGCATCTTTCCGGCAAGCGTCAGGAAGCGGCTGAGTCATATCGAAAATCTATTAAATCAAATCCCTATTTTGAGCAGGCATTTTATAATCTGGCTTACCTGGCTATGGAGCTCAGTTTGTTTGATGAAGCACTCGAGAACTTTGAGAAATTCCTTGCCATGCAACCCAACCATTCGAAAGCCCACTTTGGGGCGGGCAATGCTTTCATGATGAAAGGACAATTGGATATGGCTTTGGCGGAGTATCGAAAGTCTGCCCAGTTAGACCCTACTTTTGCTATTCCTTATTTGAATATTGCCAATATTCAAATGCAGACTAAAAACATTCCTGCTGCGATTGAAAATTTTGAAAAAGCATTAAGCATCAACCCGAACATGCCAAGTGTTCATTTGAGTCTGGGGATGATTTACCATCAATTCCAGAGAAATTCCGAAAAAGCCCTGAAACACTTGAAAGAATCCCTCCGTTTGGACCCAAACCAGCAAAGAGCAGAACCCATACGTTCATTGATTCAGGAACTGGAAAACAAGCAGGCTACTTAA
- a CDS encoding glycosyltransferase family 4 protein produces MNDSEKKLTVLSLQYHCYPDEVGGAWGLTHEVNKRLADRGQKVHLITCKPEESLPNEEKIDGVFFHRISVKDSKSVISIWRTARKKVNHILKSGKIDLIHIHNPLVGFAVILLPKLWNVPKVCHFHSSWFDEERINQVGTETTEITWKLKFQLELIRLMEWTGYAVSHTIFFLSEYSKNRFIKYYPFAKPKLSVIPGGVDTEEFKPPNSIEQIKLISEELKLPVDTTILLTVRRLEQRMGLENLICAAGILQRRSPDLKFQIVLAGRGRLKSSLEELIVEQGVSHCIRLVGLVPRETLPLYFRCADLFVLPTTAIEGFGLVTAEAMASGLPVMGTPIGATVEILKQVDDRLLFQNTSPESLAEGIESFLKDPELFYGMSTKCRDIAETRYSWNTVVEKIEKEYIEVTT; encoded by the coding sequence ATGAATGATTCTGAAAAAAAACTCACGGTACTTTCTCTGCAATACCATTGTTATCCTGATGAAGTCGGTGGTGCATGGGGATTGACCCATGAAGTTAATAAGCGCCTGGCCGATAGGGGCCAGAAAGTGCATTTAATAACATGTAAACCAGAAGAATCACTGCCAAATGAGGAAAAGATCGATGGGGTTTTTTTCCATCGCATTTCTGTAAAAGATAGCAAGAGTGTGATTTCAATCTGGAGAACGGCGCGAAAAAAAGTAAATCACATTCTTAAGTCTGGAAAAATCGATCTGATACATATTCATAACCCGTTAGTTGGTTTTGCGGTGATTTTGCTTCCTAAACTGTGGAATGTGCCCAAAGTATGTCACTTCCATAGTTCCTGGTTTGATGAAGAAAGAATCAATCAGGTAGGTACTGAAACTACAGAAATAACCTGGAAATTAAAATTCCAGCTTGAGCTTATCCGCTTAATGGAATGGACTGGTTATGCGGTTTCTCATACCATTTTCTTTTTAAGCGAATACTCTAAAAATCGTTTTATTAAATACTATCCTTTTGCAAAACCAAAGCTGTCTGTGATCCCTGGCGGAGTGGATACAGAAGAATTCAAGCCACCAAATTCCATAGAACAGATAAAACTCATCAGCGAAGAGTTAAAACTGCCGGTCGATACTACTATCTTATTAACGGTTCGTCGTTTGGAACAAAGGATGGGATTGGAAAACCTGATATGTGCGGCGGGAATTCTTCAACGCCGCAGCCCTGATCTGAAGTTTCAAATAGTGCTTGCAGGCAGGGGAAGACTGAAATCCAGCTTGGAAGAATTAATCGTAGAGCAGGGCGTTTCCCATTGCATACGACTTGTCGGGCTGGTACCGCGGGAAACGTTGCCGCTTTATTTTCGTTGCGCAGACTTGTTTGTTCTGCCAACAACTGCGATTGAAGGATTTGGACTGGTTACCGCTGAAGCAATGGCAAGTGGACTTCCAGTAATGGGGACCCCAATAGGAGCTACGGTTGAAATTTTAAAACAAGTTGACGACAGGCTTCTTTTTCAAAATACATCACCGGAATCATTAGCAGAAGGCATTGAAAGTTTTTTGAAGGATCCAGAACTATTTTATGGGATGAGCACCAAATGCCGAGATATTGCTGAAACTCGATATTCCTGGAACACGGTGGTAGAAAAAATCGAAAAGGAATATATCGAAGTAACGACCTGA
- a CDS encoding redoxin family protein, producing MKAIKQRKNTLIFFLFCFFFVAINGVANAKNRSSDLLKVGKPLPEAKLKAYGNPDVEIKDLKGKIKIISIVPKLNTPVCDKQTHEFSETNGGLDKFIDIITLSTNTAEDQHKFAEKANIHNLIFLSDNPEFLFGKKSGLLINGLGVLRRTVLVADQNNIIRYVDLVPNGGLPNIKKALEAAGDLLRTSQSKS from the coding sequence ATGAAAGCGATTAAACAAAGAAAAAATACATTGATTTTTTTCCTTTTCTGTTTTTTCTTCGTCGCAATAAATGGAGTAGCGAATGCGAAAAACAGAAGCTCAGATCTTTTGAAGGTGGGGAAACCATTGCCCGAAGCAAAACTGAAAGCCTATGGAAACCCGGATGTTGAAATCAAAGACTTAAAAGGAAAAATTAAAATAATCAGTATCGTGCCAAAGTTGAATACCCCTGTCTGCGACAAGCAAACCCATGAATTTAGCGAAACCAATGGAGGATTGGATAAATTCATAGATATCATCACCCTCAGTACAAATACAGCTGAGGATCAGCACAAGTTCGCCGAAAAGGCCAATATACACAATCTGATTTTCCTTTCAGATAATCCAGAGTTTCTATTTGGTAAAAAGTCAGGACTGCTGATTAATGGATTGGGGGTATTACGCAGAACGGTTTTGGTTGCCGACCAAAATAATATCATTCGCTACGTCGACCTTGTTCCGAATGGAGGGCTTCCAAATATAAAAAAGGCTTTGGAAGCAGCTGGTGATTTATTGAGAACCTCTCAGTCAAAAAGTTAG